CGGGCAAGAACGTCGTGGCGCGCTACATCCACTCGGCCTCGCCGCGACGCTCGCGGCCGTTCATCGAGGTCTCCTGCGCGACGATTCCGGAGAACCTTCTCGAGAGCGAGCTCTTCGGTCACGAGAAAGGCGCGTTCACCGACGCCAAGAGCACCAAGCGCGGCGTCTTCGAGCTCGCCGAAGGCGGCACGGTGGTGCTGGACGAGATCGGCGAGCTCCGCCTCGACCTGCAGGCGAAGCTCCTGCATTTCCTCGAAGAGCGCCGCTTCCGGCGGGTGGGCGGGACGCGTGAGATCACCGCCGACGTGCGGGTCATCGCGCTCACCAACCGCGACCTGCAGGGGATGGTGCGCGACAAGAGCTTCCGCAACGACCTGTTCTACCGTCTGAACGTCTTCCCGATCTATGTCGTGGCGCTCGCCGAGCGCCCCGAGGACATCCTGCCGCTCGCCCGGCACTTCCTCGCCACCCTGCAACCCAAGCTCGGCCGGCGCTTCGACGGCTTCGACCGCGAGTCGGAGAACCTCCTGCTCGCCTACCGCTGGCCGGGCAACGTGCGCGAGCTCCGAAACGTCGTCGAGCGCGCCATGGTGCTCGAGCGCGGTGCGCAGATCTCCCGCCGCTCGCTGATCCTCGACTGGGGGCCGAACGGCGGCGCCGAGGCGGCTGCGGGCAGCGCAGCGACCCCTGCGCCGGGATCGGGCGCCCCGGGGATGCCCGAGGGGATCGTGCCGCTCGAGGAGATGGAGCGCGAGATGGTGGCGCGCGCCATGCGCGCCGCCGGCGACAACCAGACTCGCGCCGCGGAGCTCCTGGGCGTGACCCGCGACCAGCTGCGCCACCGCCTGAAGAAGTTCGGCGAGCCGGTCGGCGGGTAGTCCGCCCGGCGCTTCGCGACACCGGGCGGCCGGCCCGCGATCGTACGGTGCCAGCGTCGACGCCGCGATTTCGTGGAACAGCCCTTGCACAGTGTCTCTCCCCGAGGGGTGAACCTGTGCGTCTGTTGGTGCTCGATCAGAGTCTGATTCTGCAGTGGCTGGTCCGTCACGAGTTCCCCGACGGACTGGAGGTCTTGTCCGCCCAGGACCTGCACGAGGCCGAGCAGATTCTGGCCAGCGAACCGCTCGATGCCGCCGTCGTCAGTCTCCCTCCGGCGCAGCTGCCGTGGGGCGAGTTCCAGCATCGTTGCGCCACGCACGCGCCGCCGATTCCGGTGCTCTACGAGACCTGCCTCGATGTCGATGCTCGCGCCATCGGGCTCGATGCCGCCGATGGCTACGCGGCCTTCCTGCACAAGCCGGCGGCGAGGAGCGAGCTGCACGCGGCGCTCGAGGCGCTCCTGGCCGAGGCGTGCTGCCGGAAGAGTGGTATCGGGAGTGCGAAGAGCGAGGCGGCGCTCAGCTGCCCGCTGCGGGAGCCGCTGCAGCGCGAGTCGTGAAGGTCCAGCGCACCGGCGTCGCGATCTCGCCGAGGGTGTCCTTGAAGTACGAGTACTGCGGCGAGTTGATCCACACCACGTAGGTCTTTCCCGGCTCGAGGCGTACCGGCGCCGAGTTGGTGCGCACCTCGCCGTCCCAGGTCGATTCGCCGATGTCGGGCGCGGTCGCCTTGTCCTCGATCACCCAGGCCCAGCCCTCGCGGTCCATCACGCGATCGAAGGTCACCGAGAGCGTGGTGCGCGCCGGATCGACGTTGGTCGCGCCGAGCGGCGGATCGAACGCGATCACGTGCGGTGGACCGGTGTGGAGGCCCGGAGTATTCGCGGCCTGCGGTGTCGTCGTCACCGAGAGTTTCGGCGTCGACGACTCGCCGCCGCAACCGGCGGCAACGACCGAAAAAAGCGCCAGCAGAACGGCGCAGGAAGGTCGCCGGAAACGGGTCTTTGACGTGAGCACAGCGGGATTCTACTTCGGCTCCCCAGCGCCTCTCCTACACGATGGAGTGGGTGGGTGAATTTCCCCAGTGCTGGGGAATTTCCCACAGTCGGCCAGCGAGAGCGGCGACCCTCACGCGCGCCGCTTCGGACCCCGCGTCGCCACCCTCCCCACCCCGAATCCAGAAGCCCCACCGAGCCCTTCGACGGGCGCCGACTGCGCTCCTGTCGCCCTCGCCGGGGTCCGGTCTCGCGAACCGCAAGAGCCGCGAGCTCGCCGCGCGCGAACGCCGGGTAGGAGGCTCGCCATCCAATCGGGTGGGGCGCGCACCCCCACTCCGGATTGCCCGAATGCGCTCCGCGAATGCCCACTTCATGAGGCACGGCCCTTGCTCTTAGGGAAGTCGTGAAGCAACGCACGAGTACCCACGAACTCGCAGGAGGAGCGAACGACATGAACCAATTTGCGAAAAGGATTCTCGAGAACACCGCACTCTGTACGGTGCTCGCTCTCACAGCTCTCATGCTCCTGGGAACCGGCATGGCCGGCGCCCAGGTCCGTTACCTCGACGACGGTGCGATTCCGAACACTGAAGGCGGCTGGGACCTTCCGGCGCAGGGCAGCTGTTCCGTCGACGCTGTCAACCAGCCGACGCGGCCCGACTGCGTCGCGCTGCGCATCGTCGCCGCCAACTCCACCGCCTGCACGACGGCGCTCGGCTCCTGGACGACGGGCGGCGTTTGCAACGACCTGATCAACACCAATCAGGCCGCCTGCGAAGCCGCCATCGATCGCAAGTGGAACGCCGGCACGGGCGTTTGCTCGGTCGTCATGATGGACGACGACCGCAACAACGTCGTCTGCGCCATGCATCAGGGCACCTGGGTCACGACCGGCACCTGCATCGGCAACTGGATCATGCCGGCGCGCACCGTCTATACGCCGAACCTTCTCACCGGCAACAGCGCCGGTGACCAGTGCCTGCGCTGCCACAACGGCCGCACGCAGTACAACGGCCCGCGCGTCCGCGACACGCAGGAGACCCTCTACCAGGGCCACAAGAACATGTCGCGCAAGGTGACGCCGCCGATGCCCTGGGGCGGCCCGCCGTTCGCCTGCACCGGCTTCCCGACCCAGACCACCGAAGAGGGCTGCTTCCTCGCCGGCGGCGTCTGGGATCCGACGATCTATCCCGGCACCGACAGCGGTCAGGACTTCAACTGGGCCAACGGCACGGTCGACATCGGCACGGTGACGCCGAACCCGCGCGGCCTCTACTGGATCTACGCCGACTGGCTCTCTGCCTATCCGCGCGCCGTGTACCACGACGTCGCTGACACCACCGCGACCCCGGACAAGCCGAAGGTCTCCTACTCCTGCGCGCGCTGCCACACCACCGGCTGGACGGCCGACACGGTGCTGCAGACCGGCAAGGAGCCTGAGGCTTCGTTCCCCGGTATCACCTGGGACGGTGTGGCCGACGCGATCGACGGTCAGGTGAACCTGGCCCCCGGCGCCCCCTACAACACCAAGATGGCCTCCTGGGATCTCTTCGGCATCACCTGCACCCGCTGCCACAACTCGGCCGTCGATCTCGGCAACCCGGTCGTACCAGCGGAGGTTCCGCCGCGCTACAACGCGCCGGCCGGAATGGCGACGCACCACAACAACCTGACGGTTCCGGACATCAGCGGCACCTGCACCGACCCGCGCTTCACGCGCGAGTTCGAATGCACGGCGAACGCCGGTCTCTGGCTGACCGCCTGTAGCGTGAACCCGACGCCGGCCATCTGCACGGTCACCGCCGGCACGACCCAGACGCTCTGCGAAGCGACACCCGGCAACGTCTGGACCGCCGCCCCCTTCTGCAGCAACGCACGCTTCAACGCCGACCAGACGGCCTGCACGACGAACGGTTTCTCGTGGACTCAGGGCTGGTGCACGTCGGGAACGCCTCCCGCCGGCGCGCCTCCGACGCAGACCTGCGGCTCGGGTCAGTCGCTTCGCCTGAACGGCTCGCAGGGCTCCTGCCAGGTGGCCGGAGGCAGCTGGACGTTCTCGAAGTGCAGCATCGAAGGCGTCTGCAACGATCCGACGAACGTCCTCACGCGGGCCGAATGCAACACCCTCGGTGGGCAGTTCGCCTACGCGACCGACGTCATCCGCTGCGAAGATGCCGGCGGCCACTGGACCGGCAACAACAGCAACCGCGGTCAGATCATCACCAACCTGTGCATGAACTGCCATCGCCAGGAGACCGGCGGTCTGCCATACGACGCCACCAACCCGGCCACGGCCCTCAAGGTCGGTCCGTACCACGGCACGGTGCCGTTCCTCTCGCATCCGCATGCCAACCAGTTCCTGAACAGCCCGCACGCCAAGTTCACGGGCACCTTCGCCCAGATCCCCACCGGCAAGTTCAACTACGCGATGACCGGTGAGTACAAGAGCTTCTACATGACCGAGGGCGAGGCCGCGGGCACCGGCAACGGCTGCACCGGCTGCCATGAGGTCCACACCAGCATCGTGACGGGCGACAGCCCGTTCCGCGAAGAGTGCACCGAGTGCCATGCCAAGGATCTGGGCACCATCATGCACCCCCTCGGTGAGGGCACGCCGATGGAGGACATGGCCCACGATCCGATGGAAGCCTGCGTCAGCTGCCATATGCCGGAAGGTGAGCATCTCTTCCGGATCAACGTCGACCCGGCTTACAAGACCCGGCCGACGGCTTCGATGACCGGAACCGCCAACGCCAACACCGCTCCTGACGGCGACTACGCTGCCGCCGTCTGGGTCGATCTCGACGCCGCCTGCGGCAAGTGCCACGGTGGCGGTATCGCGAACGTCGTCACCACCGGCAGCATCACCGCCGGCTCGAAGCTCCTCACCGTTCCGAACGGCGCGCTCTTCACGGGCGAGCAGCGGATCGAGATCAAGGGCGCCGGCTCGCCGTACTACGACGACGCTCCGGGTCACGCCAAG
The window above is part of the Thermoanaerobaculia bacterium genome. Proteins encoded here:
- a CDS encoding sigma-54-dependent Fis family transcriptional regulator, with translation GKNVVARYIHSASPRRSRPFIEVSCATIPENLLESELFGHEKGAFTDAKSTKRGVFELAEGGTVVLDEIGELRLDLQAKLLHFLEERRFRRVGGTREITADVRVIALTNRDLQGMVRDKSFRNDLFYRLNVFPIYVVALAERPEDILPLARHFLATLQPKLGRRFDGFDRESENLLLAYRWPGNVRELRNVVERAMVLERGAQISRRSLILDWGPNGGAEAAAGSAATPAPGSGAPGMPEGIVPLEEMEREMVARAMRAAGDNQTRAAELLGVTRDQLRHRLKKFGEPVGG
- a CDS encoding Ig-like domain-containing protein; this translates as MLTSKTRFRRPSCAVLLALFSVVAAGCGGESSTPKLSVTTTPQAANTPGLHTGPPHVIAFDPPLGATNVDPARTTLSVTFDRVMDREGWAWVIEDKATAPDIGESTWDGEVRTNSAPVRLEPGKTYVVWINSPQYSYFKDTLGEIATPVRWTFTTRAAAAPAAGS
- a CDS encoding carboxypeptidase regulatory-like domain-containing protein gives rise to the protein MNQFAKRILENTALCTVLALTALMLLGTGMAGAQVRYLDDGAIPNTEGGWDLPAQGSCSVDAVNQPTRPDCVALRIVAANSTACTTALGSWTTGGVCNDLINTNQAACEAAIDRKWNAGTGVCSVVMMDDDRNNVVCAMHQGTWVTTGTCIGNWIMPARTVYTPNLLTGNSAGDQCLRCHNGRTQYNGPRVRDTQETLYQGHKNMSRKVTPPMPWGGPPFACTGFPTQTTEEGCFLAGGVWDPTIYPGTDSGQDFNWANGTVDIGTVTPNPRGLYWIYADWLSAYPRAVYHDVADTTATPDKPKVSYSCARCHTTGWTADTVLQTGKEPEASFPGITWDGVADAIDGQVNLAPGAPYNTKMASWDLFGITCTRCHNSAVDLGNPVVPAEVPPRYNAPAGMATHHNNLTVPDISGTCTDPRFTREFECTANAGLWLTACSVNPTPAICTVTAGTTQTLCEATPGNVWTAAPFCSNARFNADQTACTTNGFSWTQGWCTSGTPPAGAPPTQTCGSGQSLRLNGSQGSCQVAGGSWTFSKCSIEGVCNDPTNVLTRAECNTLGGQFAYATDVIRCEDAGGHWTGNNSNRGQIITNLCMNCHRQETGGLPYDATNPATALKVGPYHGTVPFLSHPHANQFLNSPHAKFTGTFAQIPTGKFNYAMTGEYKSFYMTEGEAAGTGNGCTGCHEVHTSIVTGDSPFREECTECHAKDLGTIMHPLGEGTPMEDMAHDPMEACVSCHMPEGEHLFRINVDPAYKTRPTASMTGTANANTAPDGDYAAAVWVDLDAACGKCHGGGIANVVTTGSITAGSKLLTVPNGALFTGEQRIEIKGAGSPYYDDAPGHAKLNDDFSTYVVSVAGNVVTLAGTATKTVTNAVVEQNPVKNGGGYMTKAELAVLAKGIHNDKPYATFGYTLTPANTLEVNVNASFSTCSGDIANCDAFEWSWGDATPDGSGVTASHTYAAAGTYSVTLTVHEYGVNEGSVSKKVRTFAVDAPPVAGGTDCASIINPNTWVGTLVDGSTDDNGVTQVTVNWGDGGALSRGTAGATLTRSYLNASAGVTIKHTAYDTTGQANFRTCGPIPLTYFTISGNVRRLNNAPVASATVTIKKGATTVRTVFTNSLGNYTVTNLKPGTYNVTVVKTGLTFPGQFYNWTVGPSGSGLNFQSAQ